The Flavobacteriales bacterium genomic sequence CGTCTACCCACCTGCTGGCCAGCATCACCATCAGGGCATTCAATACCAGCAGAAAAAATCCCAGGGTGAATACGGTAATGGGGAGGGTAAGCAGGATAAGGATGGGTTTGACAAACGCGTTCAGCAGTCCGAGTACAATGGCTACAACCAATGCAATTCCTACACTTTCCACGTGTACGCCGGGCATCAGATAAGCTGCAATGGCAACAGCAAGCGATGATAATAAGATGCGACCAATCATGTGTTTTCAGGTTTGGAAACTAAAAGTAAGAAGAATCAAAACGATTTGTTACGAATGATATCTTACCTTCACGCCAATAAATATTCCGCACATCCATGCACACACAAGTTTTCGGCTGGGACATACAACCATTAAGCTGGGAAGGCATTCTTGCGGCCCTGTTCTGTGGCGCCCTGGTGGGTGTTGAACGCCAGTACTCGGGTAAGCCGGCCGGTATCCGCACCAGTATTTTGGTTTGCCTTGGATCATACGGATATGTTTGCCTTGCCAACTTCGGTACACAAGAGGGAGATCCGACACGCATCATCGGGCAGGTGGTAACCGGCGTAGGTTTTCTGGGTGCCGGTGTGATGATGACCCACCACGGAAACGTGCTGGGGGTAACGTCTGCCGCCGTGATCTGGGTGCTTGCGGCCATGGGGGCATTCATCGGAATGGAGCGGTTTGCTCCGGCGGTTCTCATCAGTTGCCTGACCCTTTTTGTGCTGGTGGGCATCAACGTGATTGAGTCGCGCTTCAAGAAAAGCATGCAGAAGGGCATTCACAAGCATGAAGAGCCGGATGTGGATATCGATGACGGTTAGGTCCCGGGGTTCTTTGGGGCTGAAGCCGGTCGTACCATCAGGTTTTGTGCCGTGCGATTGGTGATAACCGTTTGGTTTTTTTTTCCCAATTCAATGGTGATGGACCGGTCATAACCATGCCTTTCGCGAATAACCAGCCGTGTGCCCAATACCAGTCCCAGTTTTTCAAGGTGCTTCAAAAAATCATCCGAGGAGTCACTCACGCCGATG encodes the following:
- a CDS encoding phage holin family protein; its protein translation is MIGRILLSSLAVAIAAYLMPGVHVESVGIALVVAIVLGLLNAFVKPILILLTLPITVFTLGFFLLVLNALMVMLASRWVDGFYVSGFWTALLFSLLLSFINALLGVNKQERRRESR
- a CDS encoding MgtC/SapB family protein — encoded protein: MHTQVFGWDIQPLSWEGILAALFCGALVGVERQYSGKPAGIRTSILVCLGSYGYVCLANFGTQEGDPTRIIGQVVTGVGFLGAGVMMTHHGNVLGVTSAAVIWVLAAMGAFIGMERFAPAVLISCLTLFVLVGINVIESRFKKSMQKGIHKHEEPDVDIDDG